One window of Pseudomonas sp. ML2-2023-3 genomic DNA carries:
- a CDS encoding MFS transporter: protein MTSVSTEQVSPKTLRKVIAAATIGNFVEWFDFAVYGFLATTIAQQFFPSGDTSAALLKTFAVFAVAFAFRPLGGIFFGMLGDRIGRKRTLAMTILLMAGATTLIGVLPTYAAIGVAAPILLTLIRCAQGFSAGGEYAGACAYLMEHAPNDKRAWYGSFLPVSTFSAFAAAAVVAYALEASLSAEAMGSWGWRLPFLIAAPLGLVGLYMRWRLDETPAFQAVTEEHEIAHSPLKETLRNHGSAICCLGAFVSLTALSFYMFTTYFATYLQVAGGLSRATALLVSLIALIFAAAICPLAGLYSDRVGRRATVVTACVLLIVAVYPSFMMASSGGFTASIIGVMLLAIGAVLCGVVTAALLSETFPTRTRYTASAITYNMAYTLFGGTAPLVATWLISSTGSNLSPAFYLMAVALLALTGGLALPETSRISLHDVATPEKGSAAAATV, encoded by the coding sequence ATGACGAGCGTATCCACAGAGCAGGTCAGCCCGAAAACGCTGAGAAAAGTAATCGCCGCCGCCACCATCGGTAATTTCGTCGAATGGTTCGACTTCGCCGTGTATGGCTTTCTGGCCACCACCATCGCCCAGCAGTTTTTCCCCAGTGGCGATACCAGTGCCGCGCTGCTCAAGACGTTTGCGGTGTTTGCCGTGGCCTTCGCATTCAGGCCACTGGGAGGGATTTTCTTCGGCATGCTGGGTGACAGAATCGGGCGCAAACGCACACTCGCCATGACAATTCTGCTGATGGCCGGTGCTACGACCTTGATCGGAGTGCTGCCCACTTATGCCGCTATCGGGGTTGCAGCGCCGATTCTTCTGACCCTGATCCGTTGCGCCCAAGGGTTTTCTGCCGGGGGCGAATATGCGGGAGCCTGTGCCTACCTGATGGAGCACGCGCCCAACGATAAAAGGGCCTGGTACGGCAGCTTTCTTCCCGTGTCGACATTTTCCGCTTTTGCCGCCGCGGCCGTGGTGGCCTACGCACTTGAGGCTTCATTATCGGCCGAGGCCATGGGCAGCTGGGGCTGGCGCCTGCCGTTCCTGATTGCCGCCCCCCTGGGCCTGGTGGGGCTTTACATGCGCTGGAGGCTGGACGAAACACCGGCGTTCCAGGCGGTGACCGAGGAACATGAGATTGCCCACTCCCCTCTCAAGGAAACCTTGCGCAACCATGGCTCGGCCATCTGCTGCCTGGGGGCCTTTGTGTCGCTGACGGCGCTGTCTTTTTACATGTTCACCACCTACTTCGCGACCTACCTGCAAGTGGCAGGAGGGTTGAGTCGCGCCACCGCCTTGCTGGTGTCGCTGATAGCGCTGATCTTCGCCGCTGCAATATGCCCGCTGGCCGGGCTCTATTCGGACCGGGTCGGGCGTCGGGCTACAGTGGTGACGGCATGCGTGCTGCTGATCGTCGCGGTGTACCCGTCGTTCATGATGGCCAGCTCCGGAGGGTTCACAGCGTCCATCATCGGCGTGATGCTCCTGGCCATAGGTGCGGTGTTGTGTGGCGTGGTCACCGCCGCGTTGCTCTCGGAAACCTTCCCGACACGCACTCGCTACACCGCGTCGGCAATCACCTACAACATGGCCTATACCCTCTTCGGTGGCACGGCTCCGCTGGTAGCTACATGGCTGATCAGCTCCACGGGCAGCAATCTGTCGCCTGCGTTTTACCTGATGGCAGTGGCACTGCTGGCTCTGACTGGCGGCCTGGCATTACCCGAGACCTCGCGGATTTCACTGCATGATGTTGCCACGCCGGAAAAAGGGAGCGCGGCGGCGGCAACGGTCTGA
- a CDS encoding DMT family transporter: MERTSKLQNPSAEKNLSGWINGFIGVVIFSASLPATKVAVQAFDPVFLTLARASIAGVIALAMLGLLKARRPQRSHLVPLLLVATGVVVGFPLLTALALQHVTSAHTIVFLGLLPLSTAAFAVVRGGESPRPAFWVFSILGSAFVVAYALSQGLTAAPEGDILMLLAVLICGLGYAEGAKLSPTLGGWQVISWALVLSLPIMAPLAWLCAPSSFAGISPPAWFGLAYISVFSMLIGFIFWYRGLAQGGIAAVGQLQLLQPFFGLALAATLLHESVSMGMFGVTAAVILCVAGAKKFAR; the protein is encoded by the coding sequence ATGGAACGTACCTCCAAGCTGCAAAACCCCAGTGCTGAAAAAAACCTGAGCGGCTGGATCAACGGGTTTATTGGCGTGGTCATTTTCAGCGCTTCACTGCCCGCGACCAAGGTGGCTGTGCAGGCGTTTGATCCGGTGTTTCTGACCCTGGCCCGCGCCAGCATTGCCGGTGTGATTGCGTTGGCCATGCTGGGGTTGCTCAAGGCACGGCGGCCGCAACGAAGCCATCTGGTCCCGCTGTTACTCGTGGCAACCGGTGTTGTCGTCGGATTTCCCTTGTTGACCGCACTGGCTTTGCAGCATGTGACGTCGGCCCACACCATTGTTTTTCTCGGCCTGCTGCCTCTCTCCACGGCAGCCTTCGCCGTCGTCCGTGGCGGGGAGAGTCCAAGGCCTGCGTTCTGGGTTTTTTCCATCCTGGGCAGTGCGTTCGTGGTGGCTTATGCCCTGTCCCAGGGCCTGACAGCGGCTCCTGAAGGCGACATCCTGATGCTCCTGGCCGTCCTGATCTGTGGCCTAGGTTATGCCGAAGGCGCAAAACTGTCCCCCACGCTGGGCGGCTGGCAGGTGATTTCATGGGCGCTGGTGCTATCGCTGCCCATCATGGCTCCACTGGCATGGCTGTGCGCCCCGTCTTCATTTGCCGGCATCAGCCCCCCGGCCTGGTTTGGCCTGGCTTACATTTCGGTATTCAGCATGCTGATCGGCTTCATATTCTGGTACCGCGGACTGGCCCAGGGCGGGATCGCAGCGGTTGGGCAACTACAGCTCCTGCAGCCTTTTTTCGGGTTGGCACTGGCGGCCACGTTGCTGCACGAAAGCGTCAGCATGGGCATGTTTGGCGTCACCGCGGCGGTGATTCTGTGCGTGGCAGGTGCCAAAAAGTTTGCCCGGTAG